A single genomic interval of Primulina huaijiensis isolate GDHJ02 chromosome 7, ASM1229523v2, whole genome shotgun sequence harbors:
- the LOC140980758 gene encoding uncharacterized protein, whose product MLHRHEVVGEVLEVGSDVAKFSVGDMVGVGFIVGCCGKCWPCDYEIEQYCNKKIWSYNDAYTDGKSTQRGFDEAMVVDQKFVVKIPGGMEPEQAAPLLCAGVTIYSPLNHFGLKRSGLRGGIMGLGGVGHMGVKIAKAMGHHITKISSSEMKRQEALEHLCADDHLVSSDATRMQEVVDSLYYIIDTILVFHPLDPYLSLLKVDGKLILMGAHQYSLCRDSLRPNSNXYGPHNTDFYNLLDEIRKECEQLLAKGVTGSGQGFDLPGRRLGGYSHQPSLSLLRDKARAAAETRAQREGLLSQGPKRLGGDRSIKAVLSPIQAAVMAAERRLHDDLWCGSKSVESEGSSKSSEVPGTQGDRSTRTSFVEPISILGRKDDVMWLCTTCTLLNQALALARRERARGVGERSGAARRGRASEGRARHRARGERVTAWASTRRGASTAHGEGRARHTARASRQGLELESRHARRGLGVGKQARLRYCWLAGESVGCVGGRAREVRARARCGQGDEASALSVGGRELQNRDLICFQIFGD is encoded by the exons ATGTTACATAGGCATGAAGTGGTTGGTGAGGTGTTGGAGGTTGGATCCGATGTGGCTAAGTTCAGTGTCGGAGACATGGTCGGAGTTGGTTTCATCGTGGGATGCTGTGGGAAATGCTGGCCATGCGATTACGAAATCGAGCAATATTGCAACAAGAAGATTTGGTCCTACAATGATGCATATACTGATGGAAAATCCACTCAAAGGGGATTTGATGAGGCTATGGtggttgatcaaaa ATTTGTGGTTAAAATTCCTGGTGGTATGGAACCAGAACAGGCAGCACCACTACTATGTGCAGGGGTGACAATTTACAGTCCCCTCAACCATTTCGGGCTCAAACGGAGCGGCCTAAGAGGGGGTATCATGGGACTTGGAGGTGTTGGACACATGGGTGTGAAGATTGCGAAAGCCATGGGGCATCACATTACCAAGATAAGCTCTTCCGAAATGAAGAGACAAGAGGCGTTGGAACACCTATGCGCGGATGATCACTTGGTTAGCTCAGATGCAACGCGAATGCAAGAGGTTGTCGATTCCCTGTACTACATAATTGACACCATACTGGTGTTCCACCCATTGGATCCTTATCTCTCTTTGTTGAAAGTCGATGGAAAGTTAATCTTGATGGGAGCCCATCAATACTCCCtttgtagag actcgctgcgacctaattctaacgNATATGGCCCTCATAATACTGATTTTTACAATCTTTTGGATGAAATTAGAAAG GAATGTGAACAACTTCTGGCCAAAGGCGTTACTGGCAGCGGGCAAGGATTTGATCTTCCAGGGAGAAGATTGGGTGGGTATTCTCATCAGCCTTCTTTGTCTTTGCTCCGCGATAAAGCTCGAGCTGCTGCAGAAACCAGAGCACAGCGTGAAGGTTTATTGTCTCAAGGGCCTAAACGCCTCGGTGGTGATAGAAGCATCAAAGCTGTACTAAGTCCAATCCAAGCAGCAGTGATGGCTGCAGAAAGAAGATTACATGATGATTTGTGGTGTGGATCCAAATCAGTTGAGAGTGAGGGGTCCTCTAAAAGCTCGGAAGTTCCTGGTACACAGGGTGATAGATCTACTCGAACTTCATTCGTTGAACCCATTTCCATCCTGGGTAGAAAAGATGATGTGATGTGGCTGTGCACAACCTGCACCTTATTAAATCAG GCACTAGCTCTT GCACGGCGTGAGCGAGCACGCGGAGTGGGGgagcgctcgggcgcggcacgGCGTGGGCGAGCAAGCGAGGGGCGAGCGCGGCACAGGGCGAGGGGCGAGCGTGTCACAGCGTGGGCGAGCACGCGGCGTGGGGCGAGCACAGCACATGGCGAGGGGAGAGCGCGGCACACGGCGCGGGCGAGCAGGCAAGGTCTCGAGCTGGAGAGTAGGCACGCACGGCGAGGGCTCGGCGTGGGCAAGCAGGCGAGGCTTCGATACTGTTGGCTGGCAGGCGAGAGCGTAGGATGCGTGGGCGGCCGAGCAAGGGAGGTGCGCGCTCGGGCGAGGTGTGGACAGGGTGATGAAGCAAGCGCGTTGAGCGTAGGCGGGAGAGAGCTGCAGAATCGCGACTTGATTTGTTTCCAAATTTTTGGAGACTAA